Proteins co-encoded in one Spirosoma endbachense genomic window:
- a CDS encoding SusC/RagA family TonB-linked outer membrane protein gives MKHYLLIKGGQLSILLCAVFLLINVAHAQDRRVTGRVVSSKDQQAIPGVNILIKNTQTGTTTDANGNFSLNTPPNATLVISAIGFTGREIAVGNQSQVNVTLQEGEQNLNEVVVTALGIKKEAKRLGYATAIVTPEQVTTNRTVNFMNALQGKIAGVNISSLGTGAAGTSKIRIRGQSSFSGQNSPLIVVNGVPIDNTNFGQNNGNTGSDNSIASRNGDNYSDGGDGLSSINPDDIEGMTVLKGGTAAALYGSRAKDGAILITTKTKGIGQGIGVTYNSNFTTDHPLDYTDYQYEYGQGEYGVRPTAPNPTSGVWSFGEKFNGQTQVLFGGVTVPYQPVRNRINTFYRDGSTWTNSISISTGSDRGGLNLSLSNLDNKGITPNNSFNRKTINLGFSYNLSPKLSVTGSINYSNEYNKNPPQIAQQDNSTPTVIYTLANSMPLDVLEANQINPTTGNEFVYSRFMNRTNPYFVMNYKFENIRRDRLFGNISARYNFTDWLYLQGRVGQDYWSRDQDYNFPTGQASLAAAPAGFVNGRYVQEARRFRELNTDFLIGANRKFGVLGIDLTVGGNQLYRRSDLNSVMATDFIVRGLYVPQNGRVKDPLYGLSERKVNSLYAAAEFSFKDVLFLNGTIRNDWFSTLAPANRSILYPSVTGSFVFSQAFNNLPAWLNFGKLRAAYAEVGSDGDVAPYSNNLFYAVAANLFPNPAGAGQPVGNITSNTVPSATLKPSRVAEAEVGLELKMFNNRVGLDLAFYNKITSDQIVAAQTSDASGYTSALINSGQSRNRGVEVLLNLSPVRTKDFSWDVTLNGSYNKTKLLKLLTDDDGTPEKDYNKDKQADQIVVGTGIYVGELRQVVGQELGQLFTYGYARDAQGRIVHGSDGIPNRTPAPISLGSALPKYVGGITNTFNYKGLNLSFLIDFKLGGKMISGTNLNAFRHGLQKETLIGRGEADNKMVGVGVNDKGEVNAVRAFVQDYYSVGRSKSLGEQVLYDAGLWKLRQISIGYDFTKFLPKTLFIKGIRLSAVANNVAVLKKWVPNIDPEQFGFSSDNLIGLESTGLPITRSIGFNLNVRF, from the coding sequence ATGAAACACTATCTACTAATCAAAGGCGGTCAACTTAGCATATTGCTGTGTGCCGTTTTTCTACTCATCAACGTAGCCCACGCGCAGGACCGCCGGGTTACGGGTCGCGTCGTATCGAGTAAAGACCAGCAGGCCATTCCGGGCGTGAACATCCTTATCAAAAATACACAGACAGGTACAACAACCGATGCCAATGGAAACTTCTCATTGAATACCCCGCCCAATGCTACACTGGTTATCAGCGCCATTGGTTTTACGGGTCGGGAAATAGCCGTCGGTAATCAATCGCAGGTGAACGTAACGCTTCAGGAAGGTGAACAGAACCTGAACGAAGTAGTCGTTACGGCGCTGGGTATCAAGAAAGAAGCGAAACGATTAGGCTACGCGACTGCTATTGTGACGCCCGAGCAGGTTACTACCAACCGTACGGTTAACTTCATGAATGCTCTACAGGGCAAAATTGCCGGGGTGAACATTTCCAGCCTTGGTACGGGCGCAGCCGGTACGAGTAAAATCCGGATTAGGGGTCAATCGTCGTTTTCGGGTCAGAATAGCCCGCTTATCGTGGTGAATGGCGTCCCGATCGATAACACCAACTTTGGTCAGAACAACGGTAACACCGGTAGCGACAACTCCATTGCCAGCCGAAACGGCGATAACTACTCCGATGGCGGTGACGGTCTGTCGTCTATTAACCCCGATGACATCGAAGGCATGACGGTTCTGAAAGGGGGCACAGCTGCCGCTCTCTATGGCTCACGCGCCAAAGACGGTGCCATTCTGATTACCACCAAAACCAAAGGAATTGGCCAGGGCATTGGAGTAACCTACAACTCGAACTTCACGACTGATCATCCGCTGGACTACACCGACTACCAGTACGAATACGGCCAGGGTGAATACGGCGTTCGGCCAACGGCACCCAACCCGACATCTGGCGTATGGAGTTTCGGCGAGAAGTTTAACGGTCAGACACAGGTACTTTTCGGTGGTGTAACCGTACCCTACCAGCCCGTCCGTAACCGGATCAATACGTTTTATCGGGATGGATCGACCTGGACAAATTCGATTTCAATTTCAACCGGTAGTGATCGGGGCGGTTTGAACCTGTCGCTTTCGAATCTGGACAACAAAGGAATTACCCCAAACAACTCGTTCAATCGGAAAACGATCAATCTGGGCTTCAGCTATAATCTTTCGCCCAAGCTGAGCGTAACCGGCTCGATCAATTACTCGAACGAGTACAATAAAAACCCACCTCAGATTGCCCAGCAGGACAATAGTACACCAACGGTCATTTACACGCTGGCCAACTCGATGCCGCTCGATGTGCTGGAAGCAAACCAGATCAATCCAACAACTGGCAACGAGTTTGTATACTCGCGGTTTATGAACCGGACGAATCCGTACTTCGTCATGAACTATAAGTTTGAGAATATTCGCCGGGATCGTCTGTTTGGTAATATTTCAGCTCGCTATAATTTTACGGACTGGCTCTATCTACAAGGCCGCGTCGGGCAGGATTACTGGTCGCGCGATCAGGACTATAACTTCCCAACGGGTCAGGCTTCCCTCGCAGCGGCACCCGCAGGTTTTGTGAACGGACGTTACGTGCAGGAAGCCCGCCGATTCCGCGAATTAAACACCGACTTCCTGATTGGTGCCAACCGTAAGTTTGGCGTACTGGGTATTGACCTGACGGTGGGCGGCAATCAGCTCTATCGCCGGAGCGACCTGAATAGCGTTATGGCCACGGATTTCATTGTTCGGGGCTTGTATGTACCACAGAACGGTCGTGTGAAAGATCCGCTGTATGGCCTTAGCGAACGGAAAGTAAACTCCTTATATGCAGCGGCCGAATTCTCATTTAAGGACGTGTTGTTCCTGAACGGAACGATCCGGAATGACTGGTTCTCGACCCTCGCCCCGGCGAATAGAAGCATTCTGTATCCATCGGTCACAGGAAGTTTCGTCTTTTCGCAAGCCTTCAATAATTTACCAGCCTGGTTAAACTTCGGAAAACTTCGGGCGGCCTACGCTGAGGTCGGTAGCGATGGTGATGTAGCGCCTTACTCGAACAACCTGTTCTACGCTGTTGCGGCAAACCTCTTTCCGAATCCTGCCGGAGCAGGCCAGCCTGTAGGCAATATCACATCGAATACTGTACCGAGTGCCACCCTCAAACCAAGTCGGGTTGCTGAGGCCGAAGTTGGATTGGAGTTAAAGATGTTTAACAACCGCGTAGGTTTAGATCTGGCTTTCTACAACAAAATCACTAGCGATCAGATCGTTGCGGCACAGACCTCCGATGCATCAGGTTATACCAGCGCGTTGATCAACAGTGGACAGAGCAGAAACCGGGGCGTTGAAGTATTATTGAACCTCTCCCCCGTCAGGACGAAGGATTTCTCCTGGGATGTAACGTTGAATGGTTCGTATAATAAGACGAAACTGCTCAAACTTCTGACCGACGACGACGGCACACCCGAAAAGGATTATAACAAGGATAAGCAAGCCGATCAGATTGTAGTCGGCACCGGAATTTATGTCGGTGAACTTCGGCAGGTAGTTGGTCAGGAATTGGGTCAATTATTCACCTACGGCTATGCAAGAGATGCACAGGGACGGATTGTCCACGGCAGCGATGGCATACCGAACCGTACACCGGCTCCTATTTCGCTTGGTTCAGCACTCCCCAAATACGTCGGTGGCATTACAAACACCTTTAACTATAAAGGTCTAAACCTATCGTTCCTGATCGACTTCAAACTGGGCGGTAAGATGATTTCGGGCACCAACCTGAATGCGTTCCGGCATGGTTTGCAAAAAGAAACCCTGATTGGCCGGGGTGAAGCCGACAACAAAATGGTCGGTGTTGGTGTGAATGATAAAGGGGAGGTCAATGCAGTTCGGGCATTTGTACAGGATTACTATTCAGTTGGGCGCTCGAAAAGTCTTGGCGAACAGGTTCTTTACGATGCTGGCTTATGGAAACTTCGTCAGATCAGCATTGGCTATGACTTCACCAAATTCCTACCCAAAACGTTGTTTATCAAAGGGATTCGATTGAGTGCCGTGGCCAACAACGTAGCAGTCCTGAAAAAATGGGTGCCCAATATCGACCCTGAACAATTCGGTTTCAGCTCTGATAACCTGATCGGTCTGGAGTCGACTGGATTGCCCATCACCCGCAGTATTGGTTTCAACCTGAATGTTAGATTTTAA
- the egtD gene encoding L-histidine N(alpha)-methyltransferase, producing MAVHGNTTDSRINGIKAWREEPEALEVELASGSTALAEEVRTGLVKTPKRLSSRFFYDAEGSRIFQEIMHTPEYYLTRSEYEILETHKTELLQLFVADQRPFDLVELGAGDGLKTKILLGFFSEQQVDFAYAPVDISSDALDGLVADIQRQWPDLRLKPRHDDYFNSLHQLSAESDARRIVLFLGSNIGNFTPEEALDFYRQLHDQLLPGDLVLTGFDLQKHPAVIHAAYNDRQGLTRAFNLNLLRRINRELDANFDLSSFDHYEVYNPETGEARSYLVSQKSQTVTIRALEMTVPFQYGEIIHTEISRKFTRSQIEQLATKTGFSVSGWFTDCKGYFADVVFVRN from the coding sequence ATGGCAGTTCACGGGAATACGACTGATAGTAGAATAAATGGAATAAAGGCATGGCGTGAAGAACCTGAAGCATTGGAGGTTGAACTGGCTTCCGGCTCGACGGCACTAGCTGAGGAAGTACGAACAGGCCTGGTAAAAACGCCGAAGCGATTGTCATCACGCTTTTTTTACGATGCTGAAGGAAGCCGGATTTTTCAGGAAATCATGCATACCCCGGAATACTATCTGACCCGGTCGGAATATGAAATTCTGGAAACCCATAAAACGGAGTTGCTTCAGCTGTTCGTCGCTGATCAACGCCCTTTCGACCTGGTTGAGCTTGGTGCTGGCGATGGGCTAAAAACGAAGATCCTGCTGGGTTTTTTTTCGGAACAACAGGTCGATTTCGCCTATGCTCCGGTCGATATTTCGTCCGATGCGCTCGATGGGCTGGTTGCTGATATACAACGACAGTGGCCTGATTTACGGCTTAAACCCCGCCACGACGATTACTTCAACTCCCTCCATCAACTTTCTGCCGAGTCGGATGCCCGGCGTATTGTTCTATTCTTAGGGTCGAACATTGGTAACTTTACACCTGAGGAAGCGCTTGATTTTTATCGCCAGCTTCACGACCAGCTCCTGCCTGGCGACCTTGTGTTGACGGGCTTCGATCTGCAAAAGCATCCGGCGGTGATTCATGCCGCTTATAACGACCGTCAGGGCCTGACGCGGGCGTTTAACCTGAACCTGCTTCGGCGGATCAACCGCGAACTCGATGCGAATTTCGACCTGTCATCCTTCGATCATTATGAAGTCTACAATCCCGAAACCGGCGAAGCGCGTTCGTATTTGGTGAGCCAGAAATCGCAGACGGTTACTATTAGAGCCTTGGAGATGACTGTGCCGTTTCAATACGGCGAAATTATTCATACCGAGATTTCCCGCAAATTCACCCGTTCCCAGATTGAGCAGTTGGCAACGAAAACCGGATTTTCGGTTAGTGGCTGGTTTACAGATTGTAAGGGGTACTTTGCCGACGTAGTTTTTGTTAGAAATTAG
- a CDS encoding c-type cytochrome yields the protein MKKLLTTLFAMASLTAVQAQESPKEEDFFKILKVTAPEGTLLEVGGLTTLPDGSLGVATRRGDVWIVENPTSRKPFFRKFASGLHEILGLTYKDGALYCAQRGELTKMVDTNKDGKADVFETVYAWPLSGHYHEYSFGPKIAPDGTFFVTANVAFGDEEWWRGESRVPWRGWTMNITESGNMQPWATGMRSPCGLGIYDGQLFYADNQGDWMGSGGIVHVKKGAFVGHPAGLRWTGMANSPVKLTPEQFYAKIDERRRRDENGRAIKPENVVNETPALLYSMKEQFPSADIQTPAVWLPHGILGISNSEIVEIPQGAFGPFEGQLLVGDQGMSKISRVFMEKVNGEYQGGAIEFRNGFRSGVLRMAWGKDGSLFVGETNRGWGSAGEANEGLQRLAWNGTMPFEMRTVKAMPDGFEVEFTKPVDRKSAEDLASYRVESFIYKYHSVYGSPTINKEALPIKGVKVSADGLKARLIVGDLRKYYIHQLTLDGVRGEEGSYSLVHPIAYYTLNNIPDGQKLALSEVSTKNSATAPVTTPATPPTADKKVVPAKKPVTGGKPKLVEGQAVTMAKAPTYEEVKGLLTRHTCAACHQANKRQVGPAFSDVAKRKYTNDQIVDLIYSPKPKNWPDYATEMPPMPQVPKADALKIAAWINSLGASAKSEATGEPKP from the coding sequence ATGAAAAAGCTATTGACAACCCTCTTCGCTATGGCCAGCCTGACAGCGGTTCAGGCGCAGGAATCGCCTAAAGAGGAAGATTTTTTTAAGATTCTGAAAGTAACGGCTCCCGAAGGTACGCTGCTCGAAGTGGGCGGCCTGACGACTCTACCCGACGGTAGCTTAGGTGTAGCCACGCGCCGGGGCGATGTCTGGATTGTGGAAAACCCAACGAGTCGTAAGCCGTTCTTCCGCAAGTTTGCCTCGGGTCTCCACGAGATTCTGGGTCTTACCTATAAAGACGGCGCCCTTTATTGCGCCCAGCGCGGTGAATTGACCAAAATGGTCGATACCAATAAAGACGGGAAAGCCGATGTCTTCGAAACTGTTTATGCCTGGCCGCTGTCGGGTCATTACCACGAATACAGCTTCGGCCCAAAAATTGCACCCGATGGGACATTTTTTGTCACCGCCAATGTTGCCTTTGGCGATGAAGAATGGTGGCGGGGTGAAAGCCGTGTTCCCTGGCGGGGCTGGACCATGAACATTACCGAAAGCGGCAACATGCAGCCCTGGGCCACAGGAATGCGTTCCCCCTGCGGATTAGGTATTTACGATGGTCAGCTGTTTTATGCCGATAACCAGGGTGACTGGATGGGATCGGGCGGTATTGTCCACGTCAAAAAAGGAGCGTTTGTCGGTCACCCGGCGGGTTTACGCTGGACCGGCATGGCCAATTCGCCGGTTAAACTCACTCCCGAACAGTTTTACGCCAAAATTGACGAACGTCGGCGTAGAGACGAGAATGGCCGGGCTATTAAACCCGAAAACGTGGTCAACGAAACACCAGCTTTGCTCTATAGTATGAAAGAGCAATTTCCAAGTGCTGACATTCAGACGCCCGCTGTTTGGTTGCCCCATGGTATTCTTGGCATTTCGAACTCCGAAATTGTGGAAATTCCACAGGGAGCATTTGGACCATTCGAAGGCCAGTTGCTGGTCGGCGATCAGGGCATGAGCAAAATTTCGCGGGTATTCATGGAGAAAGTGAACGGCGAATACCAGGGCGGAGCCATTGAATTCCGGAATGGATTCCGGTCGGGGGTTTTGCGGATGGCCTGGGGTAAAGACGGTTCTCTGTTTGTGGGCGAAACCAACCGTGGCTGGGGATCGGCTGGCGAAGCCAATGAAGGGCTGCAACGACTGGCCTGGAACGGCACGATGCCCTTTGAGATGCGGACAGTAAAGGCCATGCCCGACGGCTTTGAAGTAGAATTCACCAAACCTGTCGACCGAAAATCGGCCGAAGATCTGGCGTCGTATCGGGTTGAAAGTTTTATTTACAAATACCATTCCGTCTATGGTAGCCCGACAATCAACAAGGAGGCTCTTCCGATCAAAGGCGTAAAAGTATCGGCCGATGGCCTCAAAGCCCGGCTGATTGTTGGTGATCTGCGCAAATACTACATTCACCAGCTAACGCTCGATGGCGTCCGGGGAGAAGAGGGTTCCTACTCACTCGTCCATCCGATTGCCTACTACACACTGAATAATATTCCCGATGGTCAGAAGCTGGCTCTTAGCGAAGTAAGTACGAAAAACTCAGCAACTGCTCCCGTAACCACACCGGCAACGCCCCCAACTGCGGATAAAAAGGTGGTTCCGGCCAAAAAGCCTGTTACGGGCGGCAAGCCTAAACTGGTCGAAGGGCAAGCAGTTACGATGGCCAAAGCACCAACTTACGAAGAAGTGAAAGGATTGTTAACCCGCCATACGTGCGCTGCCTGTCATCAGGCGAATAAACGTCAGGTAGGGCCTGCTTTTTCGGATGTTGCCAAACGCAAATACACGAACGACCAGATTGTGGATTTGATCTATAGCCCAAAGCCAAAAAACTGGCCAGATTACGCAACTGAGATGCCCCCCATGCCACAGGTTCCAAAAGCGGATGCGCTGAAAATTGCAGCCTGGATTAATTCGCTGGGTGCATCGGCGAAGAGCGAAGCTACTGGTGAACCAAAGCCATAG
- a CDS encoding SusD/RagB family nutrient-binding outer membrane lipoprotein, translated as MKKTLIYIPLVAFLVGLSSCENGFDQLNTNPTAATALNPVFTFNNAIINTSYPGGMLIFEEPIVQQMFSPNSGILSGGNFNIDNRGSAGANAQLWQRYFRDNIRYLVDVLAKTKTDATRSNLYNMTRIWKAFASMVLTDTYGDIPYTEAGLGYLSANVTPKYDTQESIYNDLIKELTEATAALDATKPTEAGEIMYGGDIAKWKKFGNSVLLRVGMRLSKVNPTLAQSTVQKAVAGGLMQSNADNCAVRNNANYQNSVGGTLNSTEAANYYLTGAFVDYLKSTSDPRLASIAVRYVGAKSGPEQTAAKANRDPVVQIGMPLGYDNGTIPAKAIADGLASFYDYSQLDRTRMGAFTAPCFLVTYAQTQLLLAEAVQRGWTTGSAADFYNAGVTAHMKQLGDYDATSLVSDANIAAYLQKNPYVAARGLELINTQYWVASFLNGPEAFANFRRSGFPALKPNPYPGKEIKGNFINRLSYPDSEISVNQAKVNEAIARQGPDNLDTRVWWDKQ; from the coding sequence ATGAAAAAGACACTTATCTATATACCACTTGTCGCCTTTCTGGTTGGCCTAAGTAGTTGCGAGAACGGGTTCGACCAGCTCAATACCAACCCGACTGCCGCTACGGCGCTGAATCCGGTCTTTACGTTCAACAACGCGATCATAAACACTTCCTATCCGGGGGGCATGCTCATCTTCGAGGAGCCGATCGTACAGCAGATGTTTTCACCGAACTCCGGTATCCTGTCCGGAGGAAATTTCAACATCGATAACCGGGGTTCAGCCGGTGCAAACGCACAGCTCTGGCAACGGTATTTCCGGGATAACATCCGCTATCTGGTCGATGTATTAGCCAAAACCAAAACGGATGCTACTCGAAGCAATCTGTATAATATGACTCGCATCTGGAAAGCCTTTGCGTCTATGGTGCTGACCGATACCTATGGCGATATTCCCTATACCGAAGCTGGGCTAGGCTATCTAAGTGCAAACGTTACGCCCAAATACGACACGCAGGAAAGTATCTATAACGATCTCATCAAAGAGCTCACGGAAGCTACAGCCGCACTGGATGCAACCAAACCTACGGAAGCGGGAGAGATTATGTATGGTGGCGACATTGCCAAATGGAAAAAATTTGGCAATTCGGTGCTGCTCCGGGTTGGAATGCGCTTATCGAAAGTTAACCCGACGCTGGCACAGTCAACCGTACAGAAAGCCGTAGCTGGCGGGTTAATGCAGTCAAATGCCGACAATTGCGCCGTTCGTAATAATGCCAACTACCAGAATTCGGTGGGTGGTACGCTCAACTCAACCGAAGCTGCGAACTATTACCTGACGGGTGCTTTTGTCGATTACCTGAAATCAACGTCCGATCCTCGATTGGCCTCCATTGCTGTTCGCTACGTGGGTGCTAAAAGCGGGCCGGAACAAACAGCCGCCAAAGCCAACCGTGATCCGGTGGTGCAGATTGGCATGCCTCTCGGCTACGATAACGGGACAATTCCAGCCAAAGCCATTGCCGATGGTCTGGCTAGTTTCTATGACTACTCACAACTGGACCGTACCCGAATGGGGGCTTTTACTGCCCCCTGCTTTCTGGTAACCTATGCCCAGACCCAATTGCTCCTGGCTGAAGCCGTCCAACGCGGCTGGACAACAGGCAGTGCCGCCGATTTTTATAATGCAGGTGTAACGGCTCACATGAAGCAACTCGGCGACTATGATGCGACATCCCTGGTGTCAGATGCGAACATTGCCGCTTATTTACAGAAGAATCCTTACGTGGCAGCTCGTGGACTGGAGCTTATCAACACACAATACTGGGTTGCCTCGTTCCTGAACGGTCCCGAAGCGTTTGCGAATTTCCGCCGGAGTGGTTTCCCAGCCCTGAAGCCGAACCCCTATCCGGGTAAAGAAATAAAAGGTAATTTCATTAACCGGCTAAGCTACCCTGATTCAGAAATTTCGGTCAATCAGGCCAAAGTAAACGAAGCGATAGCACGCCAGGGCCCCGACAACCTCGACACCCGCGTTTGGTGGGATAAGCAGTAA
- a CDS encoding RNA polymerase sigma factor, whose amino-acid sequence MNTTLINTPSSTVKATERNTPQQLGETVRKERGRLLAFIRRRLPDPDEAEDVLQDVFVELTEAYQLAKPIERVASWLFSVARNKISDWYRKSQPNGMRTVSLDTSNYTDDDEDAPVLGEWLAVADDSGPESEFFRETLMDALTEALAELPADQREVFVQHELEGRSFKDMASEWDVSVNTLLSRKRYAVLHLRERLRDLYDDFFNE is encoded by the coding sequence GTGAATACTACTCTTATTAATACACCATCGTCAACCGTTAAGGCAACTGAGCGTAATACGCCACAGCAACTTGGTGAAACGGTCCGTAAGGAGCGAGGACGGTTGCTGGCGTTTATTCGACGTCGATTGCCCGACCCCGACGAGGCCGAGGATGTGTTACAGGACGTGTTCGTCGAACTGACAGAAGCTTATCAGTTAGCAAAGCCCATTGAACGGGTTGCATCGTGGCTATTTTCGGTAGCCCGTAACAAAATCAGCGACTGGTATCGTAAAAGTCAACCAAATGGTATGCGCACTGTTTCGCTCGATACGTCGAACTATACTGATGATGACGAAGATGCACCGGTACTTGGCGAGTGGCTGGCGGTGGCTGATGATTCGGGGCCGGAAAGCGAATTTTTTCGCGAAACGCTGATGGATGCGCTGACCGAAGCCCTGGCCGAACTTCCGGCTGACCAGCGCGAGGTGTTTGTTCAGCACGAACTGGAAGGGCGAAGCTTCAAGGATATGGCCAGTGAATGGGATGTTTCTGTGAATACGCTACTGTCGCGAAAGCGATATGCCGTACTGCACCTTCGGGAACGGCTACGGGATTTGTACGACGATTTCTTCAATGAGTGA